One window of Hydractinia symbiolongicarpus strain clone_291-10 chromosome 3, HSymV2.1, whole genome shotgun sequence genomic DNA carries:
- the LOC130636174 gene encoding propionyl-CoA carboxylase alpha chain, mitochondrial-like isoform X4, whose amino-acid sequence MANRLLKGFGKFSRKHQEFSVLFRQVIKTCKRLGIETVAIYSEADVNAKHVALADEAVCIGPPPSNQSYLVIQKVVDACKKTGAQAVHPGYGFLSENYHFYEQLEQSGIVFIGPNKYALKAMGDKIESKRIGIKAKVNIIPGYDGIVGNADEAVRLAETIGYPIMLKASAGGGGKGMRIAYDENAVRTGFKLSSQEAAQSFNDDRLLIEKFVEEPRHIEIQVMGDNFGNVVYLNERECSIQRRNQKVVEEAPSPFLDPETRHAMGTQAVMLAKEVGYNSAGTVEFLVDKHKNFFFLEMNTRLQVEHPITELTTGVDLVELMLRSAAGQELILKQEDVPLNGWAVECRVYAEDPYKNFGLPSVGLLQHYEEPTHIPNVRCDSGIKEGSEISIYYDSMICKLVTYGADRQEALNIMDKALDSYVIRGLSHNISLLRDICDNKKFREGKITTSFLNHEYPDGFNGRSLSIQEKNELLTVAAFMHVKREDRASRFLNSDVAYHSSKPISCDLFLQLGHKRRKYGVTGLYNGGNLKIGIDGNEAIELRSNWDLSSLCIEANVNGRDVVLQNYGRVGQTYKIQHCGTVFEVDVMEALQDDLSVYMKEKPKEDASPFLRSPMPGVVISISCQVGDKVFEGQEVVVVEAMKLQNSLAMAKTGIVKEIHATPGTLLNEGDLILELE is encoded by the exons GTGATAAAAACATGCAAGAGGTTAGGCATTGAAACAGTTGCTATTTACAGTGAAGCTGATGTTAATGCA AAACATGTTGCTTTGGCTGATGAAGCAGTTTGTATAGGACCACCACCATCCAATCAAAGTTACCTTGTTATACAAAAAGTTGTTGATGCATGTAAAAAAACTGGAGCACAAGCA GTTCACCCAGGATATGGTTTTTTATCAGAGAATTATCATTTCTATGAACAACTG GAACAATCTGGTATTGTATTTATTGGTCCAAATAAGTATGCATTAAAAGCCATGGGAGATAAAATTGAAAGCAAGCGTATTGGAATTAAAGCTAAAGTGAACATAATACCTGGTTATGATGGTATTGTGGGTAATGCAGATGAAGCTGTGAGACTAGCTGAAACTATTG GTTACCCAATTATGTTGAAAGCCTCTGCAGGTGGAGGAGGAAAGGGAATGAGAATTGCTTATGATGAAAATGCTGTCCGTACAGGTTTTAAACTAAGCTCACAAGAAGCAGCTCAAAGTTTTAATGATGATAGACTCCTGATTGAAAAATTTGTTGAAGAACCCCGACATATTGAGATCCAG GTGATGGGTGATAATTTTGGAAATGTG GTATACTTAAATGAAAGAGAATGTTCAATTCAACGTCGAAATCAAAAAGTTGTGGAGGAAGCACCAAG TCCATTTTTGGATCCAGAAACAAGACATGCCATGGGTACACAAGCTGTAATGTTGGCCAAAGAAGTTGGGTACAATTCAGCAGGAACTGTTGAGTTTCTCGTAGATAAGCACAAAAACTTTTTCTTCTTGGAAATGAATACAAGGTTGCAAGTGGAGCATCCAATCACGGAGTTAACAACAGGTGTGGATTTGGTTGAGTTAATGTTACGAAGTGCTGCTGGCCAAGAGCTAATATTAAAGCAAGAGGATGTCCCTTTAAATGGTTGGGCTGTTGAATGCAGAGTTTATGCTGAA GATCCCTACAAAAACTTTGGTCTGCCATCTGTAGGACTGTTGCAGCATTATGAAGAACCCACACACATACCAAAC GTTCGATGCGACAGCGGAATTAAAGAAGGGAGTGAGATTAGCATATATTATGATTCCATGATATGTAAG TTGGTAACATATGGTGCAGACCGACAGGAGGCTTTAAACATTATGGACAAAGCATTAGATTCATACGTCATCAGAGGGTTGTCTCACAATATCTCATTGTTGCGTGATATTTGCGACAATAAAAAGTTCAGGGAAGGGAAGATTACCACATCATTTCTTAATCATGAATACCCTGATGGCTTTAATG GAAGAAGTTTAAGTATCCAAGAGAAAAATGAGCTCCTTACGGTAGCAGCATTCATGCATGTAAAACGAGAGGATAGAGCGTCACGTTTCCTGAACTCAGA TGTTGCCTACCACTCTTCGAAACCAATCTCTTGTGATCTGTTTTTGCAGTTAGGCCACAAAAGGAGAAAATATGGAGTTACTGGCTTGTACAATGGGGGAAATTTAAAA ATTGGTATTGATGGCAATGAAGCTATTGAACTGCGAAGTAATTGGGACTTGTCTTCACTTTGTATTGAAGCAAATGTAAACGGGAGAGATGTCGTCCTTCAG AATTATGGAAGAGTGGGACAGACGTATAAGATTCAACACTGTGGCACAGTG TTTGAAGTAGATGTAATGGAGGCGTTACAAGATGACTTAAGCGTTTACATGAAAGAAAAACCAAAG GAGGATGCTTCACCTTTTTTGAGATCACCTATGCCTGGTGTGGTAATCTCAATCTCTTGTCAAGTTGGAGATAAG GTGTTTGAGGGACAAGAAGTTGTGGTTGTAGAAGCCATGAAATTACAGAACTCGTTAGCCATGGCGAAAACAGGAATT